One part of the Populus alba chromosome 18, ASM523922v2, whole genome shotgun sequence genome encodes these proteins:
- the LOC118051673 gene encoding nicotianamine synthase, with product MVLNEEKVQEMRVNLINLRGRAEGLLELESAKFLIKTPQSLNSLHLFPYHGNYVKLPSLEYRILHENGVVQPKKVAFVGSGPMPLTSFIMAIHHMKFTHFDNFDVDEAANGVARQLVVSDAELEKRMKFETCDMVDVKEKLSEYDCIFLAALVGLNKDEKLKILSHLRKYMKEGGILLVWSANGTRAFPYPVVEEHDLVGFELLSVFHPANDVINSVILVHKPVFRSIIAL from the exons aTGGTGCTAAATGAGGAGAAA GTGCAAGAAATGCGAGTAAACCTCATCAATCTACGCGGCCGTGCCGAAGGCCTGCTTGAGCTTGAATCTGCGAAATTCTTGATCAAGACCCCTCAATCCTTGAACAGCCTTCACCTTTTCCCCTACCATGGGAACTATGTCAAGTTACCCAGTTTGGAATATAGGATCCTTCATGAAAATGGGGTGGTGCAGCCAAAAAAGGTGGCCTTTGTGGGTTCTGGTCCAATGCCTCTAACTTCTTTTATAATGGCTATACATCATATGAAATTCAcccattttgataattttgacgTTGATGAGGCTGCTAATGGTGTCGCCCGTCAACTTGTTGTTTCTGATGCTGAGCTTGAGAAGAGAATGAAGTTTGAGACATGTGACATGGTGGATGTTAAAGAGAAGTTGAGCGAATATGATTGTATATTTCTGGCTGCTTTGGTTGGTCTCAACAAAGACGAGAAATTGAAGATTCTTAGCCATTTAAGGAAGTATATGAAGGAAGGTGGAATTCTGCTTGTTTGGAGTGCAAACGGAACCAGAGCATTTCCTTACCCTGTTGTCGAGGAACATGATTTGGTTGGATTTGAGCTTCTCTCCGTCTTTCATCCTGCTAATGATGTGATCAACTCCGTTATTCTAGTGCACAAGCCTGTCTTCCGAAGTATAATAGCTCTTTGA